TTACCAAAGGCTACAAGAACATTCGTCGGAAAGTGCTATCGAATGGACACCTGATGTTGTTTGCTAAGCTTCAGTTGATGGAGATAAATCGTACGACACTCATCCAGTGGTGAGTTTTTACTTGTTATTGATTGTTATTTTACgctacagtaaatacattaaagtttttaaatactgtgtttgatttattttcaacagGTACAACAGAACGTCAAAGAAGCAAGAGCGGCAAGTGTTGGAATCTGGCATCTCGGCAACAATACCCAAACTTGTCTCTGATAAAACCCTACTTGAACCTTTAACCAAGCCAGCGGTGCTAAACGTTCATACAAGCGCTCCATCTTTCACATTTGTCCTACCAAAAAACACTTCCGGCCTAGCGACTCTAGGAAACAGACCGTCGATCCCAGTTCCTGGCGAGATAGCAAAACCACCACCGTCAGTCCCTGAGGCTAGCAGTACTCGTATTCCTAGAACTACCCTCTTGTACAGAAAACGAGTGGCTAAAGACATATCGGAAGGGAAACcgatcaaaatatacaaaccaAGAACGTCTGCGATTGTGTGCTCAAAGTGTAAGCAACCAAGATTAAATAAGAACCACACTCAGTACTATGGAAATTGGTATTGTGCTGCAACATCTGATGTGACTTTTAAAGAATGGAAATCGGCTATGGTTGCCATCCGTCGCCTTCGTCAAGAGAGGAAAAAAAAGCAGCAAAAAGAATGATTCCAAATGATTGTTGTAGCCATGGATAGTTTTTATACTGTTTCGTATATcttcaatttttatttgttctgtgattttatattcactttttacaaaatatttgtattttatgcaatttgGCCATTGGGCCACCATATCTAATGGTATTCTGAATGTGCagtaaagttaataataataataaaaaaaaaaagtttttaatgcTGCCAAATCCAAAGAGCAATAAttaatgttgtaaattattttgtaatttttataaattacattcagttttaattattacattataatttacattatatcattcatTGCACTTTGTATTTGAAGGTCCCAAGCCCTTACAAAAAAAGCAGAGGGGAAACTTTTGCAGTTGAGTGTACATTAAATGGTGAATTCTATATTCTTGTCAAGACTATTTCCTTAGTAGTGTAaattctcaactattttatatttatttcaagagCAATTCCACTACAATTCATTTTGATGTGAATCAAATAATTCATTCCACCaattctaataatatattttgataataactCATACTATAGAGGTTATTATCCAGTAACCTTCAGTTACTCCTCTTACAGTTACACATATCCTATGATACCatgtggcctagaaaaaaagcCCCAGACAAAGTTAACGGTAATTTTGTCTACATTTTTGAAAAAGGCTGACTTATCAAACTACTTGGAATATGGTTGGCCAATCAGAAGTCAGGGTgggttttttaaatagttacatagtatttaacatatatatacaattttgattGACAATTGTTCACACcctaaaaacacaacaaaaaacgTCTCGTCATATTAAAAGAACTAACGATTAATACAACATACATATTGTAGTCGAATTTACcgtgttttaaaaaacaaaattcatgtactgtagtacaaggatttttcgaaaattggaTGAAAAAAATGTCGACTTTCtcaacttttaacaaaaaatttaagtcttattattctattatttaatatttttattcatttaatacatCGATCATGTGATAAACCCCTAAAATTGACAGTTTTTAGTATGCCGGTATTCAAAACAACCTCCTAGATTCTTGGGTCCCATTGGCCAATTGTCTAGTTTCCTCATTATCTAATGACCCAGTCCAATTCAGTTTTAATGACCCCACATGGCTCTGTCCATTTCTTGTCCATTTATTTTTGCGTTCTTTACCGTTTCGAGTGAGAAGATTGAGTTGTACCCTATGCGCTACAAATAACCCAATATGTGCTGTAGAATTGGACAATGAATTGAACAACTGATTGACCAATCAGAGCAGCGGAAAGCGTTCCAAAAGTTGAACAATCAGAGCACTGAAAAGTGACGTAATCAGGGCATTAGAAAAATTGTTCCAAATTTGtcattttgaccaatcagaacacTGAAAAGTGACGTAATTAATATGTGACTTCAACAAGTTTTTCACAACACAAACAATGATGAGATTTTGTCCAGAGACTTACATGCGACAACATCTTTTTACAAATCCTCtagacttattattattaatttcaaggCGAATTCTGGTAGTAGCTGTATTCAACTCGAACGTGTACTTGCATTAAAGGTAAGAGCGAAATTGATTTCATGCTTGAAATCGGCATTTAAAGTGTTGATAACTTGtttggtctaggcctagccatagtCAATAGAAACTATGCCATGGCCTAGCAAATGTGTTTGTATGGGTGCCGACGCTAATTCTTGTTGGCGGTAGTCTGCTCTGTGTGTGGTAAAATGCATTTGCTATTATTACTTATCCCCCTAattaccagtaggcctacatatatttCATAAAGTATTAACAATAACGCATGCCTTTATAGGTTAGTTAGGGTTAGATAGTGTCACTCGACActtactttaattaatgtatttactaggcctatatagcctaggcctagctagtaggctagatAGAAAGAcctctaggtaggcctagatcTTTTTTGGTTGCCATGAATTGTAAGTCAAACCATGGGCCTGTAAGTGCTAGGCCCTAGTAAGATGCTACCTACTTAGGGCTCcctgttattttttttcttcaaaacttACTACAGTAgtttagactaggcctaggctagtatttATCGTAGAACCATCCCATagtaaataaatttagtttaaagTAATTAAGCTAttctttaaagtttaatttatttaatattttaacaatccTACTACTAGTTAGACTAGCCTATGTACCCTGTAATAgattttaggcctaaacataattttaaactataAACAACTAAATGTGTGCTGTATCAGAATAGCATCCATGGGAAACAGACTAAAGCCTTGTTCACATGTCAACCCTTTTAATTGATAGAtaaacaatttaacttttattataatgattgtttaattaagTGTAGGCTTCAACTCTTTGATCTAAAGCATTCGTTTAATTAGGCAATCAACTGTATTTGTGGATTTAGATAAGATTCTCAAATAATTTGATTGCATTAAAGGAAGTGCTCAGGGATCAAAGAGTTGATACATACACTGTTTAATAAACAAAGATTATTCAGTTTACTCTAATTTATGTTGTAATTCTTTATATAGTTTtcttaattgaaaaaaaaacataattattcatatgtaatattttcttaatttaatttagataaaatagTTTGTTCTTAGTAGATATGTTTTAATGCTATatgtaattcattttattaatattttacatttaaagtcTTGgtctactattaattattacttgAGAAATTTTAACCcacagatattttattttatttagatttgattttcttttatttacagcCATTTACTACAACTGCACGGTGCACAGTGGCATTATACGggtaaaattttcttttttacataCTTTACTTACATATATTTTTGCCTTTGATCAGTTTTTTTAGTTTTGCAGGTGTTCAAtagacagtacagtatgttCAGACCAACTTTTCGGCGCAGTGAAGAGGGTGCCTTAATTCTTGAAGATACATCTGCTGCTGTAGTATTTAACAGCTTGAGAAAACGACCAACTGGCAAGTGTCTAACTCCTGATGATGTACGCCAAGATGCCTTGAAGGAGGTGTGCAGGCTGGGTGGAAACACCAAAGATGAATGTGATGTGTTGGGCTGCTACAAGTTTCAGCATAGTAAATACAGTGGACAAACATTCAAGTGGATGGTCGAAAATGTACTGGAATATGCAGtatgttttgttattaaaatgGCTAATGAAATTCCAAGTACAAGTTCACTTAGTATTAACAAATTCAACTTTAAGAGGTACTTGGAGTCTTTCCCAGAAGGCAAAGAAGCCATagcaatgaaagaaataaaacgCCGCAGGAAATGCCCAACTAGACAGACATCGTACATACCTGTTGGTATTAAGCTACAAAAGGTTGAGGATGTCACAGATGAAACACTTTCTGGTACTGATGTCTTTGATGCTTCTTTGCAACCATCAACCTCATATGCACCAGGTAAGACTTATTccatatttgtgttttttgtgcATTTTCTAAATTACAAATTTCAGGTTTTGCATTTTTAGTGCCTGTGTATGTTGTAGGCTTGCTGGgtttacgtttttttttatgcattcatttatacTCAATCATAAAATCGTGTTgtttaaatacattgttttataGCATACTGTAGATAGCGAATGAAGTAGTAGTTTACTGCTAAATATTCTTTAATTTTCCGTCTTACAGCTCAACCAAATACATCTTATGAACCTGTTAGTACTATGCCATCCACTACAATAACTATCAAACAGAGTGAAGGTAGTTTATTTCagtgtaattttaattattttgtttgatttttaaaactagaaaatgaaaattacataatgtagtttcataaattatacaattttgttttggtttttcttgcAGATTGTCTCATACCAGATAAATGGAAGAAGAACTTGCCCGAGATCGATCAGCAGTGGATTTCAAAAACCTTATTCAAGAAATCGAAGAAGGGGACTGCAGAGTTGGATTCAACTAAACTCAAACAACTTTGGTATTATCCACCTCAACCGGATCCGCTCAACAAAAACATACCCATGGCCAACAGTTACTTCGGTCATCGTCTTCTTCTTTGGTTGCCCCGCAAGACTTGGCAGGTCAAGCTGGTCTGCCCTCGGCCAGAATGCAAGAGCTATCCACTAACATCAGGCGGCCTCCATGGAATCGTTCGTCCGGTCCTGGATTTAGACTGCCACTACTTTCTTGCAACAGAGCAACTGAGGTGCTCTAATTGCAAACAAAGACAAATTGGCTGgagtgaaaacattttaaagcaaCTTGATTTAGAACATCGCCTTCAGTTTCCTGTTGTACTTTCGTATCACTTGGCCTGCGACAACCGGGTCCTGCAGCTTCTAAAGTACCGCGGTCTCGGTAACAGTCCATCACAGCTTCGCCAACAAGTCTTAGAACAACACACAAGGCGGTGGAATGAGAGAGTGGCTCTCTACTTAGAAAATTGCAAGAAGTTCTGTGGTTCTCGTGATGATTATGTCATTGCTGCTTCTAAATTTGATGAGGTGTCTAAAATGATTCCTGTTCCCTCTGTCCAATGGTTCCTTACCATCTACTGCAACGAAGTAATGGGAAGAATCGACGAACTCAAGGCTTCTATCACATCGACGTTCGGAAGAGTGTTGAAGATTGACTCGACCAAAAgggtaaataatttataaacaatactatttctgcaatttacttttaattattttaatttttttttttttgcagattgtGGGGAAGCTTTCTTCCGAATAAATTTGTTTGGGTTTTTTTGCAGATTGTAAGGAAGCTAGCCGGTCGTGCATGTGGAACAGGAGCGTGGGCAACAAACGTCGGAAATGAGTACGGCCAGGTGCTCATTACAGTCCTGACTGCTGCAGAAGGATGTGGCTTAAACAACATGACAAACGGCATCATTAACCGATATGCTTTGGCAGGCGTACCTCCTCCCGAGATTCTCTACGTCGACCGTGACTGCTGCGGTCATTCAAGCATAAGGAAGATGTTCAGCGCCTGGCCTGACATGAAAATTCGTCTGGACATCTGGCACTTCATGAGGAGAATTGCTGCAGCTTGTTCAACAGAATCACATCAGTTGTATCCGATATTTCTCAAACGTCTTTCCGCTTGCATTTTTGAGTGGAGCGCTGACGATGTTGAACGTCTGAAGCTCGCCAAGCGTGAACAGCTCATTGCAAGCAAGAAGCATTCCAACCCAACAGACGACATCATATTGAAAAACATCAGCAAGAAGGAGTATGCTTTACATTGTCGCAGGACAACACGAGGGACTCGCGAGACTGCCAACCTAATCCGAGAGCTGCTGACTTCCCTCGATGGTGAAGAAGGCCGTGACACAATGGGCGTCCCACTCTTAGACTCTGAACAGACCTGGGATATCTGGAGCTCACAAGAGCGACACATCGCCTGCATCCAGGATCCAGAAGGCATCCCGCTCTACACAAAAACCAGTGAGATGCTTAAGGGTGGAGTTACCTTGCCAGTATATCGTTGCGCAAGAGGCTCCACTTCTTTGGAATCGTTTCATCTTCATCTTAACAGGTTTATTCCAGGTACagtattactttttatttggtATCTACCAAATCTTCAAACCGATCTACagatttttgtattatttcattattatggatgttttatttttttctcagGTGAGCGTGCTAGCGACTTACATTTCCAAGCTTACCTGATGGATGGACTTGTTCGATGGAATGCAAACCGTGCACTAGCCGCTACCCAGTCTGGAGGACCCATCTCCAGTACATATAGTGGACTGCATCAGCATGCTCTCAACATACTGGCAGAGCAAGTGATTGGCAAAAAAGTGTACAAAAGTTTTATCATTCCAAACAAGTACACTGGAGAACTCATCGGAGTGGAGTACCTGTACAACCAGTCGAACAAAGTGCTCGAAACTCAATTTCCTGTCAAAACAGATACCATTTATGATGAAGACTTTGATGAAGAAATTTACACTTTTGATGTTGATGAAGGGTATGATGACAAGACTCAACCAGACTACAAACCACCTAAGCGTTGTTTTAAACCTCGAAATGCTAAAGAACCCTCACCACCCCAGCTGGAGCCCTTGCCTTCATGtgacgataatgatgatgatgatggtgaaggAAAAGCAGCCCTTTTTGACACAGTGAGTTAAATTTGTATCATTAGCTTCTACCTCAcaaattttgtttctgttttgaaATACAATGCACGAGtctgattatatattttgttttcatattttacaatttaggaACTTGAGGATTCCACTGGACCGGACAACATTCCAGGCTACGCCAAAGTTGAAGCCCTGGCAGACTACCTTATGCAGTTTAAGGAAGACAGTGGAGTGATAAGTCAAAGTCATGCTGAACATGTCGCAAAGTTGTGGAACAACCTGGATGCTTATGACAAAACCATTAAGCGCAAAGCACGGCATCAAGATTACCTGACGAAAGGCAGGTTCAAGAAAAGTAAAACTACTTCCGTAATACCTGGTGTCGAAAGCACTCGACGGTAAGGCAGTTTCCAGCGTTTTTTACTTTGTTGCATGATGTGTCTTAAATCTAActtgtttctttgttttttttttaaaagatgcTTCTTAGGTCAGAACACCGGGCCAGCTCAGTGGCCGGACTGCAATCGATATATGGAGTGCATTATTACAAAACTATGTGAAGCGTATCCATCTACCGTATCTATCGAAGGTAAACGTTTCCAGCGCTGGCCGCTCATTACCAAAGGCTACAAGAACATTCGTCGGAAAGTGCTATCGAATGGACACCTGATGTTGTTTGCTAAGCTTCAGTTGATGGAGATAAATCGTACGACACTCATCCAGTGGTGAGTTTTTACTTGTTATTGATTGTTATTTTACgctacagtaaatacattaaagtttttaaatactgtgtttgatttattttcaacagGTACAACAGAACGTCAAAGAAGCAAGAGCGGCAAGTGTTGGAATCTGGCATCTCGGCAACAATACCCAAACTTGTCTCTGATAAAACCCTACTTGAACCTTTAACCAAGCCAGCGGTGCTAAACGTTCATACAAGCGCTCCATCTTTCACATTTGTCCTACCAAAAAACACTTCCGGCCTAGCGACTCTAGGAAACAGACCGTCGATCCCAGTTCCTGGCGAGATAGCAAAACCACCACCGTCAGTCCCTGAGGCTAGCAGTACTCGTATTCCTAGAACTACCCTCTTGTACAGAAAACGAGTGGCTAAAGACATATCGGAAGGGAAACcgatcaaaatatacaaaccaAGAACGTCTGCGATTGTGTGCTCAAAGTGTAAGCAACCAAGATTAAATAAGAACCACACTCAGTACTATGGAAATTGGTATTGTGCTGCAACATCTGATGTGACTTTTAAAGAATGGAAATCGGCTATGGTTGCCATCCGTCGCCTTCGTCAAGAGAGGAAAAAAAAGCAGCAAAAAGAATGATTCCAAATGATTGTTGTAGCCATGGATAGTTTTTATACTGTTTCGTATATcttcaatttttatttgttctgtgattttatattcactttttacaaaatatttgtattttatgcaatttgGCCATTGGGCCACCATATCTAATGGTATTCTGAATGTGCagtaaagttaataataataataaaaaaaaaaagtttttaatgcTGCCAAATCCAAAGAGCAATAAttaatgttgtaaattattttgtaatttttataaattacattcagttttaattattacattataatttacattatatcattcatTGCACTTTGTATTTGAAGGTCCCAAGCCCTTACAAAAAAAGCAGAGGGGAAACTTTTGCAGTTGAGTGTACATTAAATGGTGAATTCTATATTCTTGTCAAGACTATTTCCTTAGTAGTGTAaattctcaactattttatatttatttcaagagCAATTCCACTACAATTCATTTTGATGTGAATCAAATAATTCATTCCACCaattctaataatatattttgataataactCATACTATAGAGGTTATTATCCAGTAACCTTCAGTTACTCCTCTTACAGTTACACATATCCTATGATACCatgtggcctagaaaaaaagcCCCAGACAAAGTTAACGGTAATTTTGTCTACATTTTTGAAAAAGGCTGACTTATCAAACTACTTGGAATATGGTTGGCCAATCAGAAGTCAGGGTgggttttttaaatagttacatagtatttaacatatatatacaattttgattGACAATTGTTCACACcctaaaaacacaacaaaaaacg
This region of Antedon mediterranea chromosome 8, ecAntMedi1.1, whole genome shotgun sequence genomic DNA includes:
- the LOC140057387 gene encoding uncharacterized protein produces the protein MFRPTFRRSEEGALILEDTSAAVVFNSLRKRPTGKCLTPDDVRQDALKEVCRLGGNTKDECDVLGCYKFQHSKYSGQTFKWMVENVLEYAVCFVIKMANEIPSTSSLSINKFNFKRYLESFPEGKEAIAMKEIKRRRKCPTRQTSYIPVGIKLQKVEDVTDETLSGTDVFDASLQPSTSYAPAQPNTSYEPVSTMPSTTITIKQSEDCLIPDKWKKNLPEIDQQWISKTLFKKSKKGTAELDSTKLKQLWYYPPQPDPLNKNIPMANSYFGHRLLLWLPRKTWQVKLVCPRPECKSYPLTSGGLHGIVRPVLDLDCHYFLATEQLRCSNCKQRQIGWSENILKQLDLEHRLQFPVVLSYHLACDNRVLQLLKYRGLGNSPSQLRQQVLEQHTRRWNERVALYLENCKKFCGSRDDYVIAASKFDEVSKMIPVPSVQWFLTIYCNEVMGRIDELKASITSTFGRVLKIDSTKRIVRKLAGRACGTGAWATNVGNEYGQVLITVLTAAEGCGLNNMTNGIINRYALAGVPPPEILYVDRDCCGHSSIRKMFSAWPDMKIRLDIWHFMRRIAAACSTESHQLYPIFLKRLSACIFEWSADDVERLKLAKREQLIASKKHSNPTDDIILKNISKKEYALHCRRTTRGTRETANLIRELLTSLDGEEGRDTMGVPLLDSEQTWDIWSSQERHIACIQDPEGIPLYTKTSEMLKGGVTLPVYRCARGSTSLESFHLHLNRFIPGERASDLHFQAYLMDGLVRWNANRALAATQSGGPISSTYSGLHQHALNILAEQVIGKKVYKSFIIPNKYTGELIGVEYLYNQSNKVLETQFPVKTDTIYDEDFDEEIYTFDVDEGYDDKTQPDYKPPKRCFKPRNAKEPSPPQLEPLPSCDDNDDDDGEGKAALFDTELEDSTGPDNIPGYAKVEALADYLMQFKEDSGVISQSHAEHVAKLWNNLDAYDKTIKRKARHQDYLTKGRFKKSKTTSVIPGVESTRRCFLGQNTGPAQWPDCNRYMECIITKLCEAYPSTVSIEGKRFQRWPLITKGYKNIRRKVLSNGHLMLFAKLQLMEINRTTLIQWYNRTSKKQERQVLESGISATIPKLVSDKTLLEPLTKPAVLNVHTSAPSFTFVLPKNTSGLATLGNRPSIPVPGEIAKPPPSVPEASSTRIPRTTLLYRKRVAKDISEGKPIKIYKPRTSAIVCSKCKQPRLNKNHTQYYGNWYCAATSDVTFKEWKSAMVAIRRLRQERKKKQQKE